The Kiritimatiellales bacterium genomic sequence CGCCGGAGCAATGCTGATGTTCGACTCCATGCTCACTGTCGCCAAAGCAACATTCGCCGATTTTGATATTCATGATATTGGTGGCCTCGACAGCAGCACCGCGTTAAATACATACGCGCTGATTTCCGGTGACATTGCCGGAACGATTGCAGACGGAGTTGCAAATGCAATTGGTCTCGGCGGCGGGAAAAGCGCTTATCTTGAATTAACCGGTACCGGATTGAATCTGGTTGTTGTTCCTGAGCCTTCAATCATGGGTATCTTTCTAGTCAGTGGAACCGTACTTTTTGCGATTAGAAAAAGAAAAATTTAATATTCATAGCGTTTCGATCCTGAAAGCGTGCTGCTCAAAAACAGCACGTTTTTATTTTTTGGTCAAGACAAGTTAATGGGACGTTTTCTGAATCTTTTTAATAGTAATTGATAGAGGTCTTCATGGAGATGCTTAAATCGGAACTCACACTCTTTAAGATGGAGATAAAACGTCGATTTATGAATCCCTCTAAATTTTGAAAGCCGAACCTTGGCGATACTCCAGAAGTTTTCAATGCCGTTCATATGGTTCCGTCCAGCAGCAAATTCATTTACTCCATGATGAATTCTGTAATGCTGCCGGCAACCGAAATCCACCAGGCCATCCTAACTTTTCATCCATCGGTATATACAATTGATTCAGGATCAACATTCTATTGTATAATAGGGAGTAATTCTTTGGTGGAGCAGTTCTTAACAACCTGTGTGTAGACTCGGTCTTTTCGTTTTATTAGTCCAAGCGCGCTGGTTTTTCCTTTCGCGCCACGACTGTGAATTCCCCGTACACGCCGGGCGCCAAAATAGCTTTCATCTAATTCAATTTCACCGCATTTAAACGGGCTGTCCAGTTCACAGCATTCAGCAACCCGCCGGCGCACCGCAGAAATAATCCGATTGATCGTATTACGGCTTAATCCAGTCAGAACAGCAATCTTTGATGCCTCAATATCCACTGGGAAGTAGCGGATAATACGTCGGAAATCGTGCTCTGAAATTCGTGAATGAAAAACATATTTATTTCATTCTAAGGCATTAAAAAGAACAGTTGTACCTTCATTCCAGCGCGGCGCAATTTGAATACACATCGGATTTCCCGGCAGACCCGATTCGTTGCGGCTCAGCATTCCGTGCAGTAAATCGAATGCGGCCTGGTGTCCGGCATGCCGTTGTTGAATCAGCCCTGAAATATGCCGTAAGTCCGGCATCACATCCAAACAGAAAATACCGATATCCTGCGGCACCCGGATGTTTTCTTCACTTAAAATTTCAATCAATGGGTCGCCAAGCTGTGAAACAATCACGTCTGGAGTGTAACGGTTTATCCATTTTACAAACCGGGTTTTTTCATTTTTCTTTGTAATTAATCCCGGCGTTGAAAACACCGGTATACCGGGATCATTTCCAACTGAATCCACCGCCGCTGTAAACCCTGCCGTCCACGCATCAAACCGCATTTTTGACAAACTCAGTTCCAGATATGCCGGCTTTTTATACCCGCAGCTGTATAGATGCAGAACAGCGTCATAAACATGCTGATACGCATTAATAATCACATTATGAAAAACATGCTCATGCAGTGAACCGGAAAACACAATGACTGAAAAATTTTCCCAGTCAAATGCCCACGTATGAACCGGCTCATTGCGTCCCCAGATAAATAATCCGCGAATGCCTCGTGCCTGCAAAGTCCGGTTTAATGCCCGTTGTTCGTTTGCGGTCTTTCCAACAGAAAATGCATCCAGCTTATAACCTATATTCTGAAAAATTTCTGCTAGATCATTGTTCGAAAGAATGCTCTCACAGGGAGCATTACCGGCCATGTACTTTTCGCTCTCCAGTACAGCAATCGTCCCGAGAAAATGTTTTTTTTGGTTTTCAAGTTTTTTACTCGCCAGCGCCGTCGCCGCCGGATCGGGAACAAAGCCCTTTTCGATACAGATCTGCCGAACGCGCTCTTTAGTCGCATCAGAAATCCGTGGATGCCCGCGCAGCGCCATCGACACTGTTGCAATGCTGACGTTTGCCGCCTTGGCAATATCCACCATCTTTACTTTCTGCTGCATTATCTGATGAGTATACTATTTTTATAATTCCTGCTTCAATCGTATTGCTGAAGCGTTTCAAAATCCCGGCAATTGCCTTCATGAATTCTCCAAAATAAAAAATTTTTCCGCGCGCACCGGTGCGTTCCGCATCGCCGGCGCCAGTGAGAACCCAGTCTGCTTTATGTCGGCTTGTTCGACAGGTCATCGGAAATATGAAATTTCAATCAAATTTTATGAGCCCGGGATAAAATGGAACGAACTGCTGCCGCATTACACAAAGTGGCTTGAACGCAACACATTGCGTTACCCATTTCAATGGTATAATTTTTATCGATTTTTTAATTAACAATTTTATATCTGAACCAATTTGTTCGTGGTAGGATGAATTCGAAAATCAATAGTATTTTGTAACAATAAAACAGAGGTAAAATCGTTTTATTAATCAAACCCCGGTTCGGGAGAACAAATGAAAGTCAGGATGGTCTGTCTGACGATTGCCGGAGCATGTGCAACGCTGTGCTTTGCAATACCGGCACCGCAAAATAAAATTGATGACATTGTTTTTGCGAAACAGGCTGAAACCGGATTTCCGCCCGGCGAACGCTGTTCTGATGCGGTATTTATCCGGCGCGCGTATCTTGACGTGACCGGCATGCTGCCGACCGCGCCTGAGGTCCGCAAATTTCTCGCGGATACATCACCGGCCAAACGCGCGGCGCTGATTGATAAACTGTTGAACAGTCCGGAGTATGCAGATTACTGGGCGCTGAAGTGGGGCGATCTGCTGCGAATCAAAGCGGAATTTCCGAGCAATCTCTGGCCGAATGCGGTTCATACGTATCACCGCTGGCTGCGCAATGCATTACGCAAAAACATGCCGTATGATCAATTTGCACGTGCACTGCTGACGGCAAGCGGCAGTAATTTTCGCGATGCGCCGGTAAATTTTTACCGCCCGTTTCAACAGCGTACGCCGCGCAATCTGCTGGACACTGCTGCACTGGTTTTTATGGGCGTGCGGCTGGAAACGTCCGGCTGGACGGAAGCGCAACTGATTGGCATGGATGCGTTTTTTTCGAAGGTCGGTTATAAAGATACGCATGAGTGGAAAGAGGAAATTATCTTTTTCGATGCATCTAAAAAATTTCCGGAAACGCCGGACGGCAAAACAATTTATCCAACGCCGGTAAACGGTACGTCAATAAAACTGGCGGACGATGCAGACCCGCGCATTGCGTTTGCGGACTGGCTGACAGCGCCGGACAATCCGTGGTTCGCACAGAATATTGTTAACCGCATCTGGTTCTGGATGATGGGACGCGGCATCATTCACGAAGTGGACGATATTCGTCCCGATAATCCGGCGTGGAGTCCGGAACTGATGAACTGGCTGCAAACAGAACTCACCGGCAGCGGCTATGATTTAAAACATATTTTCCAGCTGATTTTAAATTCCGGCACCTATCAGTTAACCTCAATTCCCGCGCCGGACAATGAAAACGACGAAGCCGGATTTTCGCATTACCGTGTGCGCCGCCTGCCGGCGGAAATACTGATTGATGCGATCTGCCAGGTGACCGGCACAAGCGAGGAATACTCAAGCGCCGTACCGGAGCCGTTTACGTTTGTACCGGAATTCCGGCGTACGGTGATGCTTGCAGACGGCAGTATAAAGTCAGCATTCCTTGAAATGTTCGGCCGGCCGGGACGCGACTCGTCACTCGAATCTGACCGCAACGACAATGTCTCCGTTTTTCAAATGCTGCATTTGCTGAACTCGTCACACATTCGTAATAAAGTGATGCAGAGCGCGCGGTTGCGCGGACTGTTCGGACGTCCACCGCAGGGATTGAGCGGTGTGGATATGTTGTATCTGGAAATTCTTTCACGCTATCCGGCGGCGGAAGAAAAAAAGATTGCAGAAAACTATAGAAAAGAGAGCGGGCTTTCGTACGATCAGGCGCACTTCGATCTTGCGTGGGCGCTGATTAACAGCAGTGAATTTTTATTGAAACATTAGATGAAAAGAGAGTCAAACGTCGAAAGTCTCAAAGTCAAAAGTCCAATGCGTCTTCCCGGACCTTTGACTTTCGACCTTCAGACCTTTGACCGCGAAGCGGAGAACTGAAAATGAAACCGACAATCAGTAACTATCAGCCGGTCATTCCGATGAACCGGCGCAATGCGCTGAAGATTGGAATATTCGGCGCGGCAGGGCTGGCTCTGTCCGACTGGTTCACATTGAAAGCCGCCGGTGCAATTAATGAAACCAAAGCGAAGGCGAAATCCGTCATTCAAATCTGGCTGTGGGGCGGGCCGTGCCACATTGATACGTTCGACCCCAAACCGGAATCGGGCTACGACTATTGCGGCAAGTTTGATAAGTCACTTGCGACCAATGTCGATGGAATTCAAATTAACAGCGCTATGCCGCAACTGGCGAAGATGGCAGATAAATACGCACTGCTGCGCGGCATGACGCACGGAATTACGGCACACGAGACGGCGTCGTATTTAGTGATGACGGGCATGAAGGCGGTGGACGGCGTGGCAAATCCGTCCATCGGCGCCGTGGTGTCGTACAAAAAAGGTTATGCCGGCGGCTACACCGGTTTAATTCCGCCGTACATTGCGCTGACCAAACCGCAGGGACGGTTTTCAGAAGCCGGTTTTCTCGGCGGAAAATATCTGCCGTTTTCCACGGGCGGTGATCCGGCCAAAACGCCGTTCGTGGTGGAAGGCGTCGTCGCCGAAGGAATCACCGAAGAGCGTCAGCATTTGCGCCGGACACTGCTGGGCGAAGTGGATACGCTGGCGCGCGCGCTGGACAATAAAGGCGCTGCCGGACAGTTGACTAAGGCGCGCGAAGAAGCCTACTCACTGATTCTCGGTAAAGCGAAGGACACATTCGATCTTTCCAAGGAATCAAATGAAGTCCGCACTGCGTACGGCCGCAATACGTTCGGACAGTCATGCCTGCAGGCACGCAAGCTGGTGGAAGCCGGTGTGCCGTTTATCACAGTGAATGCGCCGGGCTGGGACACGCATAAAAAACATTTTGAAATGATGACGCGCATGCTGCCGGAACTGGATCGCGGCGTTGCCACATTGATTCAGGAGCTTTCCGATCGCGGACTGCTGGATACAACGATTATATGGGTCGGCGGCGAATTCGGCCGTACGCCGAAGGTCGACTGGCACGCACCGTGGAACGGCGGGCGCAGTCATTATGGCAAAGCATTTTCACATCTGATTGCCGGCGGCGGTTTTCGCGGCGGGCAGGTTGTCGGCGCAACCAGTTCGCGCGGCGAAGAAGTCACCGAGCGCCCGATTTATCCGTGGGATTTAACCACCAGTATTTATCAGCAGCTCGGCATTGATCCTGCCGGCACGCTGCCGATGCCCGACGGAAAAACGATATGCGTTTCACCGCTCGCCGAAGCGGGTCACGGATTAAAAACCGGCGGAATCCTGCAGGAGATCATGTGATGTTCGGATGTTTCCGGCGGAAAAGGTGGAACACGACCTCCGGGCGCGTTTTACAGTGGATTATAAATTTTGAACGCACCTGGAAATCGCGTTCCACCCTGTGGTGCAGACATTCCTGTCTGCCCGTTGCGCAGACAGGAATGTCTGCGCAACTTTTATTTGCAGTGCTGTTTGCATTCACCGCCGGTGCGGCGCTCGACCCGCACGTCGGTTTTGTTTATCCCGCCGGCACTCCGGCGGGTTCAATTGTTACAGTCACCGTCGGCGGACAATTTTTGAAAGAGTATACCGGGGTGCACTTTTCCGGTGTAAATATTGCGGTGGAGCAGTTGGATTATCTGCGGATTTACGACCGGCCGGAAATTAATCAGGTGCGGCGCACCAAAGAATTTCTCGATATACGCATGGAAGAGGAAAAAGATCCGGCGGTGATTCAGCAGGTTGAACGTCAGCTTGAACTCAATGCGATTGAGCAAAGAATGATTCAAAATGTACAGGCGGAAAACCGGCGGAATCCAAAACTCGCGGCAAAAAAACAATTTAATCCGCAAATCTCAGAACAGCTGATGCTGAAATTTTCCATTCCG encodes the following:
- a CDS encoding DUF1501 domain-containing protein, which produces MKPTISNYQPVIPMNRRNALKIGIFGAAGLALSDWFTLKAAGAINETKAKAKSVIQIWLWGGPCHIDTFDPKPESGYDYCGKFDKSLATNVDGIQINSAMPQLAKMADKYALLRGMTHGITAHETASYLVMTGMKAVDGVANPSIGAVVSYKKGYAGGYTGLIPPYIALTKPQGRFSEAGFLGGKYLPFSTGGDPAKTPFVVEGVVAEGITEERQHLRRTLLGEVDTLARALDNKGAAGQLTKAREEAYSLILGKAKDTFDLSKESNEVRTAYGRNTFGQSCLQARKLVEAGVPFITVNAPGWDTHKKHFEMMTRMLPELDRGVATLIQELSDRGLLDTTIIWVGGEFGRTPKVDWHAPWNGGRSHYGKAFSHLIAGGGFRGGQVVGATSSRGEEVTERPIYPWDLTTSIYQQLGIDPAGTLPMPDGKTICVSPLAEAGHGLKTGGILQEIM
- a CDS encoding LacI family DNA-binding transcriptional regulator, yielding MQQKVKMVDIAKAANVSIATVSMALRGHPRISDATKERVRQICIEKGFVPDPAATALASKKLENQKKHFLGTIAVLESEKYMAGNAPCESILSNNDLAEIFQNIGYKLDAFSVGKTANEQRALNRTLQARGIRGLFIWGRNEPVHTWAFDWENFSVIVFSGSLHEHVFHNVIINAYQHVYDAVLHLYSCGYKKPAYLELSLSKMRFDAWTAGFTAAVDSVGNDPGIPVFSTPGLITKKNEKTRFVKWINRYTPDVIVSQLGDPLIEILSEENIRVPQDIGIFCLDVMPDLRHISGLIQQRHAGHQAAFDLLHGMLSRNESGLPGNPMCIQIAPRWNEGTTVLFNALE
- a CDS encoding DUF1553 domain-containing protein, which gives rise to MKVRMVCLTIAGACATLCFAIPAPQNKIDDIVFAKQAETGFPPGERCSDAVFIRRAYLDVTGMLPTAPEVRKFLADTSPAKRAALIDKLLNSPEYADYWALKWGDLLRIKAEFPSNLWPNAVHTYHRWLRNALRKNMPYDQFARALLTASGSNFRDAPVNFYRPFQQRTPRNLLDTAALVFMGVRLETSGWTEAQLIGMDAFFSKVGYKDTHEWKEEIIFFDASKKFPETPDGKTIYPTPVNGTSIKLADDADPRIAFADWLTAPDNPWFAQNIVNRIWFWMMGRGIIHEVDDIRPDNPAWSPELMNWLQTELTGSGYDLKHIFQLILNSGTYQLTSIPAPDNENDEAGFSHYRVRRLPAEILIDAICQVTGTSEEYSSAVPEPFTFVPEFRRTVMLADGSIKSAFLEMFGRPGRDSSLESDRNDNVSVFQMLHLLNSSHIRNKVMQSARLRGLFGRPPQGLSGVDMLYLEILSRYPAAEEKKIAENYRKESGLSYDQAHFDLAWALINSSEFLLKH